The DNA segment ATCCGGTGCAGGAGAGACAGAACTTCAGCCCTTCATGAAGGCAGAGATCAGCGACCTGCTACCCTGGCTCTATTACGGCAGAAAATTCGATATCCTGCGGCGCATCTGCCAAGCGGCCAAGACAAAGGCGGAAGCAAAGGCCAACAGAAAGGGTCTGCACATTTACTGTCATCTTGTTTCGGATGAAAGCCGGAGCATCATTGCCAGCAGCCTTTGAAGGTGCTGATGAGCCCCGTGCGGGCTATAAAAAGGCTTGTATATCTTGTTTTCCAATTGGTATGCTTAACAGACGTAAGGGGAGGATAAAGTGGCAAAAGCGAAGGTTTTGCTCGTTGAAGATGATCCCATCCAGGCCTCAGCCACAAAGGAAATCCTAAGGAAGGTCGGTTATGAGATCCTCTGGGCAGAGGACGGCATTAACGCCATCAAGCTGGTTAAATCGGAAAAACCGGATATCATCGTTCTTGATGTCATTCTGCCCGGCATGGACGGATATGAGGTTTGCCGCTGGCTGAAGCTTGATGAAAGCACCAAAGGTATACCGGTCATCATGCTTACGGTGAAGAAGGAGCTTTCTGACAAGATCTCGGGCCTGCAGATCGGGGCTGACGACTACCTGCCGAAGCCCTACAATGAACTTGAGCTCAATGCACGGATCTATGCCTCGCTCAGGACAAAGGCCCTGCAGGATGAACTGAGACTGAAGAACAGACAGCTTGAGGAATTGCTCGACAAGGTCAATTATATGGCAATCACGGATGCCCTTACCGGCCTGTATAACAGACGACGTTTCCATGACGCTCTTACCAGTGAGTATGAGCGTGCGAAACGGTATGGCACACCATTCTCGGTGGTCATGCTTGATATAGATTATTTCAAGAAGGTCAATGACACCTTCGGCCATGATGCAGGAGACCGGGTATTAAAAGAGGTTTCGGGCATAATCATAAAGAGCATCAGGGATATCGATACTGCTGCCCGTTATGGCGGCGAGGAATTCATGATCATCCTTCCGAACACGGACAAAGTTCATGCCAGGGTCGTTGCCGAACGGATGAGGCAGGCGATAGAGAAGCATGATTTTGCCGAGATCGACCGAAGGATCTCCGTAAGTATCGGTATTTCAGGTATGCCTGATGCCAAGGTCGAAAATGAAGACCGGCTGATCCGCTGCGCTGACTTTGCCATGTACCGCGCAAAGCAGCTTGGCAGGAACCGAACGGTTACCGTAGAGGCGCGTGAGCTTGAGGATGTGAAGGAATAGATCTCCCGTAATTTCTCTGTTTCGCCTTTTGTTGATTTAGTCCCGCCATTGTTTAATAATAACGTTCAGACATGAGGTAATACCACTCTAATATTTTTGAGTTAATTCATAAAATCCCTCCTAACCTCCCTTTGCCAAAGGGAGGAATGATCCTCTTTAGCAAAGAGGGGTAAGGGGAGATTTTGTGAATAATATCTGTTTGGTCATTTTTTGTTGTATCTTGTCATGTAAGGAGATGCTGTGAAAAAGGGAATTTATATTGAGAACACCCCGCTTGAAAAGGCTCTGCAGCTCTGGCAGGAAGGTCTGTCTGAACAGATATCCGTTCCGCTGCCTGCTGAATCGGTCCTTGTGCAGGAGGCTCTCGGTAGGGTGACTGCCGAGGCAGTCTTTGCCCGTGTATCCTCTCCTTTTTATCATTCCGCTGCCATGGATGGATTTGCCGTCAGGTTCAGCGATACGTTCGGAGCATCGGAAACTGGGCCGAAAAGCCTCCTGCTTCCGTTAGATGCCGTTTATGTCGATACCGGAGATCCGATCCCTGATGGCTTTAACGCTGTCATTATGATCGAAGACGTGAACCGCATGGTGAAGGACGGCCAGGATGCGATCGAGATCATCGAGCCGGTGACTCCCTGGCAGCATGTCAGGGTTATAGGTGAGGATATTGTCGTTACAGAACTGATCCTTACCGAGGGCCACAGGATACGGCCTGTAGATATCGGCGCCATGCTGTCTGGAGGGCACACAGAGATACTGGTGAGGAGGCGTCCGAGAGTTGCCGTTATTCCGACCGGCACAGAGCTGGTGGAACCGGGTCAGCCTCTTGTGAAGGGCAGCATCATTGAATTTAATTCGCGCATACTTTCATCTCTGGTCGAACAATGGGGCGGGAGGCCGGTCAGGTTCGGTCCTGTTCCTGACGATAAAGAGCAGATAACGGAAACACTCAGGAAAGCCTGTGAGCTGTATGATGTCATTGTGATCAATGCCGGTTCGTCTGCAGGCTCTGAAGACTATACGGCAAAGGCGATAGCATCTCTGGGCAGGGTCCTCCTCCACGGCGTTAACATAAAACCGGGCAAGCCTGTTATTCTTGGCCTGGTTATGGGCAAACCCGTGCTCGGCATACCCGGATATCCTGTTTCAGCGTATATAACATTCAATCTGTTCGGCAAAGAGCTCATCCATGCCTTGCAGGGGATAGAAGCGCCCCCAGCCGAGGTGATGAAGGCAAAGCTCTCGCGGCAGGTCGCCTCTTCTCTCGGCCAGGAAGAATTTTTGAGAGTAAAACTTGGCAAGGTCGGTCAGAATATCATTGCCACACCGGTAAGCAGGGGCGCCGGCGTTCTTATGTCTTTGGTCAGGGCGGACGGCTTTGTGAGAGTCCCTTCCATGTCCGAAGGGTATGGCGCAGGGACTGAAGTCGATGTTGAGATGCTGCGGGAAAAAAGCGAGATAGAGAATACCATCGTCTGTATCGGGAGCCACGACAATGCCCTTGACCTGCTTGCGAACCGGCTCAGAAAACTATATCCGAAATATTCGCTTTCTTCTGCTCATGTCGGCTCCATGGGCGGCATTATAGCCCTGAAAAAGGGCGAGGCGCATATTGCCGGTACGCACCTGCTGGACGAGACAACCGGAGAATATAATGTTGCTTTTCTCCAGAGGTTTCTTGACGACAGAAACATGCTCCTTATCAATCTGGTCTATCGGGAGCAGGGATTCATGGTCACGAAAGGGAATCCAAAGCATATCAGGGATTTTGAGGACCTGCTGCGGGCTGACGTATGCTTTATTAACAGGCAGGGAGGTTCCGGTACACGACTGCTGACGGACAAACATCTGAAAGAAAGAGGAATATTTCCCGGGCAGATAAAGGGTTATGACCGGGAGGAATATACGCATATGGGAGTGGCGTCTGCAGTCCTGACCGGGATAGCTGACATTGGCATGGGCATTCTTGCTGCAGCGAATGCATTAGGGCTGGACTTCATACCCATTGCAAAGGAGCGCTATGATCTCGCCATTCCGAAGGACTTTGCTCTGATACCTCAGATAGGCGCAATGCTCGATATTATCAGAAATGACAGCGAGTTCAGGTTATCGGTCGAAAAGCTTGGGGGATATGATGTTTCAGATATGGGTGCAATAATGTATGAATCATAGGTCTCTCGCATTTAGTCTTGATGTTAAGCTTTCTCATCCTTCTTCTGAAGACAGGCTTGCTGATGCAGAGCGATTGAAAGATGCGCTGAAGTTGTTCGGGCTCTCTTCTGTTGCCATTCCCCTTAATGTTCTCAGAAGACTTTCTGAGGAATTGAGAAAGAACGACTTTTCTCTGACCGTGGTGATAGGTCATGATGAGCGGGGTTTCAGAGTAATTGAGATCAGCCGCAGCACGGTATACGGCATTGCTCTGGATATCGGAACCACAATGCTCGAATGCGCCCTTTTTGAGCTTGATACCAGGAAAAGAGTTGCCGTATCTGAAGGAGAGAACCCTCAGATACAGTTTGGAACGGACGTTCTTTCCCGCGCGCAGATGGCAATGACAGGCAAGGCTGCTGAGCTTACAACGCTTTTGAGAGACGGTGTGAACAGCCTTGTGCAGGATATCTGCAGCAAGAATGGTGTTCAGAAAAATGATGTTTATG comes from the Nitrospirota bacterium genome and includes:
- a CDS encoding diguanylate cyclase, which produces MAKAKVLLVEDDPIQASATKEILRKVGYEILWAEDGINAIKLVKSEKPDIIVLDVILPGMDGYEVCRWLKLDESTKGIPVIMLTVKKELSDKISGLQIGADDYLPKPYNELELNARIYASLRTKALQDELRLKNRQLEELLDKVNYMAITDALTGLYNRRRFHDALTSEYERAKRYGTPFSVVMLDIDYFKKVNDTFGHDAGDRVLKEVSGIIIKSIRDIDTAARYGGEEFMIILPNTDKVHARVVAERMRQAIEKHDFAEIDRRISVSIGISGMPDAKVENEDRLIRCADFAMYRAKQLGRNRTVTVEARELEDVKE
- a CDS encoding molybdopterin biosynthesis protein — protein: MKKGIYIENTPLEKALQLWQEGLSEQISVPLPAESVLVQEALGRVTAEAVFARVSSPFYHSAAMDGFAVRFSDTFGASETGPKSLLLPLDAVYVDTGDPIPDGFNAVIMIEDVNRMVKDGQDAIEIIEPVTPWQHVRVIGEDIVVTELILTEGHRIRPVDIGAMLSGGHTEILVRRRPRVAVIPTGTELVEPGQPLVKGSIIEFNSRILSSLVEQWGGRPVRFGPVPDDKEQITETLRKACELYDVIVINAGSSAGSEDYTAKAIASLGRVLLHGVNIKPGKPVILGLVMGKPVLGIPGYPVSAYITFNLFGKELIHALQGIEAPPAEVMKAKLSRQVASSLGQEEFLRVKLGKVGQNIIATPVSRGAGVLMSLVRADGFVRVPSMSEGYGAGTEVDVEMLREKSEIENTIVCIGSHDNALDLLANRLRKLYPKYSLSSAHVGSMGGIIALKKGEAHIAGTHLLDETTGEYNVAFLQRFLDDRNMLLINLVYREQGFMVTKGNPKHIRDFEDLLRADVCFINRQGGSGTRLLTDKHLKERGIFPGQIKGYDREEYTHMGVASAVLTGIADIGMGILAAANALGLDFIPIAKERYDLAIPKDFALIPQIGAMLDIIRNDSEFRLSVEKLGGYDVSDMGAIMYES